From Camelina sativa cultivar DH55 chromosome 20, Cs, whole genome shotgun sequence, the proteins below share one genomic window:
- the LOC104769331 gene encoding glutathione S-transferase T3-like, protein MDPRSLIRNPHTYFVDLMNSQKDSNSQDNPILPNTFSSQPVHFTQTLSSQPVNFTQTLSSQPVNCGPRFSSQPFQFRPASEDDDCIEVEVDEDEEDEGRGIRKRWTAEEDVNLISAWLNTSKDPVVSNEQRLQSFWKRVAAYYKANYGSSVSNARGPTQCKARWSKINHGVNKFVGCYAQASSRRKSGESEDDVLSMAYELYKNDKGKPFLLGHCWRELKHDQKWITEECSHKRTKLASDGAGASSPGECNDGAEMRPPGVKASKKKGKKPAVTIDVEDGSVGKLDKIIAMKEQEQAAKERHGKMRLLDSLLNKTELTSAEQLLRDKLVDQMLTNT, encoded by the coding sequence ATGGATCCTAGAAGCCTTATTCGTAATCCACATACATATTTTGTTGATCTTATGAATTCTCAAAAAGACTCTAACTCCCAAGATAATCCAATTCTTCCAAATacattctcttctcagcctgtcCACTTTACCCAAACCCTCTCTTCTCAGCCTGTCAACTTTACCCAAACCCTCTCTTCTCAGCCTGTCAACTGTGGGCCTAGATTCTCTTCTCAGCCGTTTCAGTTTAGGCCGGCatctgaagatgatgattgtaTCGAGGTTGAggttgatgaggatgaagaagacgaaggaagGGGAATAAGAAAGCGGTGGACTGCAGAGGAGGATGTTAACCTCATAAGCGCTTGGTTAAACACAAGCAAGGATCCAGTTGTAAGTAATGAGCAGCGGCTACAAAGTTTCTGGAAGAGGGTTGCTGCCTACTACAAAGCTAACTATGGGTCATCTGTTTCAAATGCAAGAGGGCCTACACAATGTAAGGCTAGGTGGAGCAAGATAAACCATGGAGTCAATAAGTTTGTGGGCTGTTACGCACAAGCGAGTTCAAGAAGAAAGAgtggagaatcagaagatgatgtaTTGAGCATGGCGTATGAGCTTTACAAGAACGACAAGGGCAAGCCATTTCTGCTAGGACATTGCTGGAGGGAACTGAAgcatgatcagaaatggatcaCGGAGGAGTGTAGCCATAAGCGGACTAAACTCGCTTCAGATGGAGCAGGAGCATCCTCACCCGGAGAGTGCAATGATGGAGCTGAGATGAGGCCTCCGGGGGTTAAAGCTTCtaagaaaaaagggaagaaaccgGCTGTGACTATTGATGTAGAGGATGGTTCTGTTGGTAAGCTAGACAAGATCATTGCAatgaaagaacaagaacaagcgGCTAAAGAGAGACACGGCAAAATGAGACTGCTAGACAGCCTCCTTAACAAGACTGAACTAACAAGTGCCGAACAACTTCTTAGGGACAAACTCGTTGACCAAATGTTGACAAACACTTAG
- the LOC109131116 gene encoding uncharacterized protein LOC109131116, whose amino-acid sequence MSNWSSDQEVDDIVEEEVDSIVEMIQYNYTHPYVPPAPIIRRVHIERDREEGHTRLWNDYFSDNPTYTNAMFRRRFRMNKPLFLRIVTAIENGVPYFRQRRDATGRLGLSALQKCTAAIRLMAYGYTADAVDEYLRLAETTSHKCLLHFVEGVINLFGDEYLRRPTPEDLQRLLNIGEHRGFPGMIGSIDCMHWEWKNCPTAWKGQYTRGSGKPSIVLEAVASQDLWIWHAFFGPPGSLNDINVLDRSPVFDDILEGRAPRVRYVVNGRQYKMAYYLTDGIYPKWATFIQSITLPRGRKAKLFDQWQEGCRKDVERAFGVLQARFAIVKNPALFWDKGKIGKIMRASIILHNMIVEDERHDYNFYDPAEFHHGEGSGSSHVDLSYSTDIPTNLHNMMGIRNDVHDTQMHDLLQKDLIEHIWQKFGATAQ is encoded by the coding sequence atgtctaattggagttccgatcaagaagttgatgataTTGTAGAAGAGGAAGTTGATAGTATAGTGGAGATGATCCAATACAACTACACTCACCCATATGTACCACCAGCTCCAATAATCCGAAGAGTGCACATTGAGAGAGACCGTGAAGAAGGCCACACTCGgttgtggaatgattattttagtgataatccAACTTACACTAACGCTATGTTCCGTCGtcgctttagaatgaacaaaccattgttcCTTCGTATTGTTACCGctattgagaatggagtcccATACTTCAGACAAAGGCGAGATGCTACTGGAAGGCTTGGTCTTTCTGCACTTCAGAAATGTACGGCAGCTATTCGTTTGATGGCTTACGGATATACGGCAGATGCGGTGGATGAATATTTACGACTCGCTGAAACAACCTCCCACAAATGCCTTCTACATTTTGTTGAGGGagttataaatttgtttggCGACGAGTATCTGAGAAGACCTACACCGGAAGACCTCCAACGATTACTGAATATTGGAGAACATCGCGGTTTCCCCGGAATGATAgggagcatagattgtatgcattgggagtggaagaattgtcccactgCATGGAAAGGACAATATACACGTGGATCTGGTAAACCGTCAATCGTACTAGAGGCTGTGGCATcacaagatttatggatttggcacgcattttttggacCACCTGGTTCGTTAAATGATATCAACGTCTTGGACCGCTCCCCtgtgtttgatgatatcctagAGGGCCGAGCTCCGAGAGTTAGATACGTTGTCAATGGACGGCAATACAAAATGGCGTACTACCTAACGGATGGTATCTATCCCAAATGggcaactttcatccaatccATTACACTTCCACGTGGTCGAAAAGCAAAACTCTTTGATCAATGGCAAGAAGGATGtcgtaaagatgtagagcgtgcatttggagtcttgcaagctcgatttgcaatcgtgaagaatcccgcacttttttgggataaagggaaaatagggaaaataatgagagcatcTATCATcctgcataacatgatagtggaagacgaacgacatgacTACAATTTCTACGATCCAGCGGAATTCCATCACGGAGAAGGAAGCGGAAGTTCTCATGTCGATTTATCATATTCTACAGATATCCCAACAAATCTACATAATATGATGGGCATTCGAAATGATGTTCATGATACACAAATGCATGATCTTTTgcaaaaagacttgattgagcatatctggcaaaaatttggtgcaaccgcACAATAA